The DNA segment TCACATGCATATATTACACATGAGTGTGGAATAATTGTATTTCTTCAAAGTTAGGGGgatatatgatattttcattatttttaaacggGTTTCTTTAAATCCATCCATacaaaatataagataaatgcATGATGTATACGCATGTTGACAACAACTAGGATGCAAAAGAAAGGCGTTATTACAAGGTTTGGGAAGTCTATCATCCATGTCAACACGAGCACGGCGGTGAAAGGTGACCGGAGCGTAGGGAGCCACCGTAGCCATTGCGTCTCTCTCCATTATCTCAGTCGCCGTACTCATCTCTCGCTCTTTCTTGCTCTGTGGACCGAGTGCAATGTGTTCATGATTGCgtttttagagtaaaaaaagcATGAGCTAGTAAGATGATGATTGAGGTGCGTGGCGAACATGCACGCACCAACGAACACACCGGCTGACATCTCTTTCCTTGTCGTTAACGCACCTCTCCTCTGTCTTCCTCCTTACACTTGACATGACAATTACGACACGTTTGCTTCCGTGCTTTACCAAATCTTTTTAgtgataaattttaaatctaacaAAACCATCTACCTGGCCTTTTATATTATTGTGATATTTAGATATACATTTATACTGTTTGTGGCTATATGAATACTATCGTATAACCATGGAGGCATCATGCAAAAAAACACTAGTTTGAGAAATCAGAAGACTTCAcacaatgtttttgttttgtacaCAAAAGTCTGAGCCAGAAGAGTTAATAACAAATCCATAGTGTGATTGTGAGCTCATGCACACATTTCACATACATCAAACCCAAGGTTCATAgattaaaacatgaaatatcAGTGACCCGCTGATGGATTTGTAAGCAACTCGAGAGACTTCTTCAGATGTTCTACAGCAGTAGAGATTTCATCGAAAGCCAAAGCTCCAACAGCGAATCTAGCAGCCTTGTGTGCCTCTGCGATCTTCTCTGGCCCTGGCTGGTAGCTGCTGTCGTAATGGTATTTCTGAGCTGGAGGATCTAGAACAGGAGCAACATTGACACGCCCGTTTGATGATGAATAAGGAGAAGGTGGAGGAGCAGAGGCGAAGCTTGAGGAAGAAGGAGCAGGTGCGGAATGTGGAGAGGAATAGTAAGGTTCAGGGTTTTGGTAGTGAGAAGGGAAGTGGGAAGGAGTGGCTGGGAGGCTGCTCTCGCTAAAGCTAGGGTAAGACTGGAAATTAGGGAGAGAGTTTGGAGAAGGCTCATGAGATGGGTAGTTTTGTGGCGGCGGAGGCATGTGTTGTGGCGGGTCTTGGTGGTATGATTGGTGGTTGTAAGGATGAGGGTAAGGGGAGTCTGATGGTCCCGTGGGAGGCGGAAGGAGATCGTTGGAAGGGTAAGAAGATGGTGGTGGAGGCGGGACATCTGTTTGATAATTGTTGTTAGGATTGTCATGGAACCTGGGAGGAGGTAGATGATGTTGTGGCACTTCAGGGAAATGGTGGTGGCTTGAGTCATCATTCGAGTCGTGGGATGGACCAGGCTCTGTTCTATGTTGACTTGGTACGTTGGTATCACTTGCACCAAGATCCTGTATGTAATGAAAATGTGCAAATGATGAGTGGATTAAGTTGATGCAGATGTTCATATCTTAAACATTTGCGCCAACATCTAGATATTCCCAAACCATTAATTGCCAAGTAGAGAAACTTACATAGGAGCCACTAGGACCGCTTGATGGAAGGGATAGATCACTTTCATCATCAACAGGATCACCTGGAGTGGGTTTCCTTCCTTCTTTAATGGCTTTCCTTATGTCAGCAGCCTTCCAAGCAGCATACTTCTGTTTCTGCTCTATCTGTCCATGGtgcattatatataaatataatcaaaCATCTAATAAAGCTGCCTTTTAAGGTGCGAGGTCTCTGTTTGAGATGTTAAGTAAACGAAAAAGTAGGAACTCACATCAGGAGGAACGGGGCCAAACTGGCTCAGAATCTCAAAGAAGATGTTTGCTGCATAAAAAGTTTTGGCAGTTCCCCTGTCAAAAGCGCAGCAAAGTTAATATGGATAATCTCTCAAAAGCGTCTGTAAAGGAGTCACATAAATGCAGGTATTAATCCTTCTATATTTAATAGGTAGTAATTGAACTAATATTAAGGCTAGAGATAGCGACATTTTGCAAAAGTAGAATGGTCAAAGGCAAACAAGACACGAGAAGGCTTGGATGCATCCAACTTATTCCTTAACCCGTTATCTTATTTTCTGTCTACATATTACTACAACTCGAACGACATCATCAGAGGAAGGTATCACCTAAAAACCTGTGTGGTAATTGTAAATGCATGCATATGTGCTCATTTCAATATTAACAATAACAATACTAGACAGGGAATGAATCTGGAGAAACAGGATAGTTCGAACTCATTGAGCTAGTGCTGATGGGGGACATACTAGTGCTGATGCTCAATCGAAC comes from the Brassica rapa cultivar Chiifu-401-42 chromosome A01, CAAS_Brap_v3.01, whole genome shotgun sequence genome and includes:
- the LOC103866553 gene encoding protein HOMOLOG OF MAMMALIAN LYST-INTERACTING PROTEIN 5, whose amino-acid sequence is MSNTNEPAKTLLPYLQRADELQKHEPLVAYYCRLYAMEKGLKIPQSERTKTTNSILMSLINQLEKDKKSLTLSPDDNMHVEGFALNVFAKADKQDRAGRADLGTAKTFYAANIFFEILSQFGPVPPDIEQKQKYAAWKAADIRKAIKEGRKPTPGDPVDDESDLSLPSSGPSGSYDLGASDTNVPSQHRTEPGPSHDSNDDSSHHHFPEVPQHHLPPPRFHDNPNNNYQTDVPPPPPSSYPSNDLLPPPTGPSDSPYPHPYNHQSYHQDPPQHMPPPPQNYPSHEPSPNSLPNFQSYPSFSESSLPATPSHFPSHYQNPEPYYSSPHSAPAPSSSSFASAPPPSPYSSSNGRVNVAPVLDPPAQKYHYDSSYQPGPEKIAEAHKAARFAVGALAFDEISTAVEHLKKSLELLTNPSAGH